The following proteins are co-located in the Heliorestis convoluta genome:
- a CDS encoding VRR-NUC domain-containing protein, protein MKELNIEKRLKKKVKEHGGLAFKLLSPGCAGVPDRLVLFKNSKIAFVEVKAPTKRLRALQQKRKEQLELLGFPVYTVDNYEAIDALIKELVL, encoded by the coding sequence ATGAAGGAACTGAATATAGAAAAAAGGCTGAAAAAGAAAGTAAAGGAACATGGCGGGTTGGCTTTTAAGCTTCTTTCGCCTGGTTGCGCAGGTGTGCCTGATCGCTTGGTGCTTTTTAAGAATTCTAAGATCGCTTTTGTAGAAGTGAAAGCACCTACGAAAAGGCTACGAGCTTTGCAACAAAAGCGCAAAGAACAACTAGAACTATTGGGCTTTCCCGTTTACACCGTTGATAACTACGAGGCCATTGATGCTCTGATAAAGGAGCTGGTCCTTTGA
- a CDS encoding DEAD/DEAH box helicase, producing MIYKPYNYQAYATNWIIEKKKSALFLEMGMGKSVATLTAIHELLYDYFDISKVLVIAPLRVASTTWEEEVKKWEHLKGLRISKVLGSEKQRVAALRKKADIYIINRENVTWLVKHYQHNWPFDMVVIDELSSFKSSKALRFRALKKVRPLIKRLVGLTGTPAPNGLIDLWPQIYLLDGGERLGRTLTSYREKYFLPDKRNQMVVYSWKLKKGASDEIYEKLSDICLSMEAKDYLELPERIENIISVELPQKAKEQYERLEKELILSMKDSDVLAGSAAVLVNKLLQIANGAVYDETGKAIEIHDEKLKALDELIEAASGKPVLVFYGYQHDKDRLLEHLKKVKPRVLQSDQDIKSWNQGEIPVLLAHPASAGHGLNLQTGGNIIIWFGLTWSLELYQQANARLHRQGQKQTVVIHHILAKDTIDERVMKALERKDTSQRALMEAVKATIDQQKEENRDDQQSLQQ from the coding sequence TTGATTTATAAACCATATAACTACCAAGCCTATGCTACAAACTGGATTATCGAAAAAAAGAAATCAGCTCTTTTTCTTGAGATGGGCATGGGTAAGTCTGTTGCCACCTTAACGGCCATTCATGAACTGCTCTATGACTACTTTGATATTTCCAAAGTCTTGGTGATTGCTCCACTGCGTGTGGCCAGCACCACTTGGGAAGAAGAAGTGAAAAAGTGGGAACACCTCAAAGGCTTGAGAATTTCCAAAGTACTTGGTAGTGAAAAACAAAGAGTAGCGGCCCTTAGGAAAAAAGCTGATATCTATATCATCAACAGAGAAAATGTGACCTGGCTTGTGAAGCATTATCAACATAATTGGCCCTTTGATATGGTCGTCATTGATGAGCTTTCAAGCTTTAAGTCTTCCAAGGCTCTCCGTTTCAGAGCCTTAAAAAAAGTGCGACCTTTGATCAAGCGACTTGTTGGCTTAACTGGAACGCCGGCACCGAACGGGCTAATCGATTTATGGCCACAGATTTATTTGTTAGACGGTGGCGAGAGGTTAGGAAGAACCTTAACGAGCTATCGGGAGAAATATTTTTTACCTGATAAGCGAAACCAGATGGTCGTTTACTCTTGGAAGTTGAAAAAAGGTGCCAGCGATGAGATTTATGAAAAGCTTTCAGATATTTGTTTGAGCATGGAGGCCAAAGATTATCTCGAGCTACCAGAAAGAATCGAAAACATTATTTCAGTAGAACTACCTCAAAAAGCGAAAGAGCAGTATGAGCGACTGGAAAAAGAATTGATCTTGTCCATGAAAGATAGCGATGTGTTGGCCGGCTCAGCGGCTGTACTCGTTAACAAGTTGTTACAAATCGCCAATGGGGCTGTCTACGATGAAACAGGAAAAGCAATCGAGATTCACGATGAAAAACTAAAAGCTTTAGATGAGTTGATTGAAGCAGCGAGCGGAAAGCCCGTACTCGTCTTTTACGGTTACCAACATGATAAGGACAGGCTCTTAGAGCATTTGAAGAAAGTAAAGCCCAGAGTGCTTCAATCTGACCAAGACATCAAGAGTTGGAATCAAGGTGAAATCCCCGTTCTCTTAGCCCACCCTGCCTCAGCCGGACACGGGCTTAATCTTCAAACAGGTGGAAATATCATCATCTGGTTCGGACTTACCTGGAGCCTAGAGCTCTACCAACAAGCCAACGCCCGACTGCACCGACAAGGACAAAAGCAAACAGTCGTGATCCATCATATCCTTGCCAAAGATACCATCGACGAGCGCGTGATGAAAGCGCTAGAAAGAAAAGACACCAGTCAACGAGCCCTGATGGAAGCGGTCAAAGCGACGATTGATCAACAAAAGGAGGAGAACAGAGATGACCAACAGTCTCTACAACAGTGA
- a CDS encoding DUF7768 domain-containing protein codes for MTNSLYNSEGYKDPTAFEALNNIEREQKRKVVFICSPFAGDIEGNTERAKRYGRFAVTERVVPIIPHLMYPQFLFDDDPAERLLGIEMGMVLLTKCHELWVFGGHISSGMAVEIEEAKRQNIPIRYFTSSCKPRGGYR; via the coding sequence ATGACCAACAGTCTCTACAACAGTGAAGGCTATAAAGACCCTACCGCTTTTGAAGCCTTAAACAATATAGAGCGAGAGCAAAAGAGAAAAGTTGTTTTTATCTGCAGTCCCTTCGCTGGCGACATTGAAGGCAACACTGAACGAGCCAAACGCTACGGCCGCTTTGCTGTCACCGAAAGAGTCGTCCCTATCATTCCTCATCTTATGTACCCGCAGTTTCTCTTTGATGATGATCCAGCTGAACGGCTCCTTGGCATTGAGATGGGCATGGTTCTACTTACTAAATGCCATGAGCTTTGGGTTTTCGGTGGACACATATCTTCCGGCATGGCCGTAGAAATCGAAGAAGCAAAGAGACAAAACATACCGATTCGTTACTTCACCAGTTCCTGCAAACCGAGAGGAGGTTATCGTTAA
- a CDS encoding DUF1492 domain-containing protein produces MNAKEYLSQALWLDQMINSKLEQLEYLKSMTTKVSRSIGQEKVSGGKSINSTMEQAIIKVVDLGEEINRDIDRFVDLKREILITINEVSDLNYRLLLELRYISGKSWDEIALTLGYDRSWVFRVHGRALKEIEALLKRSD; encoded by the coding sequence GTGAATGCCAAAGAATACTTATCTCAAGCCCTTTGGCTCGATCAGATGATCAACAGCAAGCTAGAACAACTAGAGTACTTAAAGAGTATGACAACGAAAGTAAGCAGAAGCATCGGACAAGAAAAAGTATCCGGTGGCAAAAGCATCAACTCTACGATGGAACAAGCCATCATCAAAGTGGTCGATCTGGGAGAAGAGATCAACCGCGACATTGACCGCTTCGTCGATTTGAAACGAGAGATCCTGATTACAATCAACGAGGTTAGCGATCTGAACTACCGCCTGCTTTTAGAACTGCGCTACATCAGCGGCAAGTCCTGGGATGAGATTGCATTGACCCTAGGCTACGACCGCAGTTGGGTCTTTCGAGTCCATGGCAGAGCCTTAAAAGAAATTGAAGCGCTTTTGAAAAGAAGCGACTAA
- a CDS encoding HNH endonuclease has product MPWKPKRICSYAGCNELTHDRYCDSHKRQIAKEQNQKNSKLYTYRWHKKSRAFLRAHPLCAHCLQAGRVTEATEVDHIIPHNGDLKRFWDQNNWQSLCKKCHSKKTAQEDGGFGNPIKNPLGNKRTKNL; this is encoded by the coding sequence ATGCCCTGGAAACCAAAACGCATCTGCAGCTATGCAGGCTGCAACGAACTGACCCATGACCGCTATTGCGATAGCCATAAACGACAAATCGCTAAAGAGCAGAACCAGAAAAACAGCAAGCTCTACACCTACCGATGGCACAAAAAGAGCAGAGCCTTCTTGCGAGCCCATCCCCTCTGCGCCCACTGCCTGCAAGCCGGTCGAGTCACTGAAGCCACCGAAGTCGATCACATCATCCCCCACAATGGTGACCTCAAACGTTTCTGGGACCAGAACAACTGGCAGAGCTTATGCAAGAAATGTCACAGCAAAAAGACAGCTCAAGAAGACGGCGGCTTTGGCAACCCCATCAAGAACCCCCTAGGGAACAAGCGCACCAAGAACCTCTAG
- a CDS encoding site-specific DNA-methyltransferase: MTIRKVPVKNLKPAKYNPRQDLKPGDPAYEKLKRSISEFGYVEPIIWNEKTGHIVGGHQRYKVLVAEGYTEVECVVVNLSPEREKALNVALNKVTGDWEYEALADLLKELDEQDFDVTLTGFDAAEIDDLFNQVHDKEAKEDDYDVNKALEEGTFVQSGDLWLLGRHRLFCGDATKAEDLRLLMDGKKANLLLTDPPYNVDFESASGLKIQNDKQDNEAFYQFLLSAFTNMAENMAPGASAYVFHADTEGLNFRKAFIEAGFHLSGVCIWKKNSLVLGRSPYNWIHEPILFGWKKGGKHRWYTGRSETTVWNYDKPKKNSDHPTMKPVPLLCYPIKNSSQVNAIVLDPFGGSGSTLIACEQIDRICFTLELDPKYATVIVKRYIEQVGTDEEVFVLRDGVKTAFADLPKPKAKEDALLA; the protein is encoded by the coding sequence ATGACGATCCGCAAAGTGCCGGTCAAGAATCTAAAACCGGCCAAGTACAACCCTCGCCAAGACCTCAAGCCCGGCGACCCAGCTTACGAAAAGCTAAAGCGCTCCATCAGCGAGTTTGGCTATGTAGAGCCTATCATCTGGAACGAAAAGACAGGGCACATCGTCGGCGGCCATCAGCGCTACAAAGTTTTAGTTGCCGAAGGCTATACAGAAGTAGAATGTGTTGTCGTCAACTTATCACCGGAAAGAGAAAAAGCCCTCAACGTAGCCTTAAACAAAGTAACAGGCGACTGGGAATATGAAGCCCTGGCCGACTTACTCAAAGAGCTGGACGAACAAGACTTTGATGTAACCTTAACCGGCTTTGATGCTGCCGAGATTGACGATCTCTTCAACCAGGTACACGACAAAGAAGCGAAAGAAGATGACTATGACGTCAACAAAGCCTTAGAAGAAGGGACCTTTGTCCAAAGCGGCGATCTTTGGCTCTTAGGCCGCCACCGCTTGTTCTGCGGCGACGCCACCAAAGCAGAAGATTTGCGCCTTTTGATGGATGGCAAAAAAGCCAACTTGCTCCTAACCGATCCGCCTTACAACGTGGACTTTGAAAGCGCCAGTGGCTTGAAGATTCAAAACGACAAGCAAGATAATGAAGCCTTCTATCAATTTCTTCTCTCTGCCTTTACCAACATGGCCGAAAACATGGCCCCAGGCGCCTCGGCTTATGTCTTTCATGCCGACACAGAAGGGCTGAACTTTAGAAAAGCTTTCATAGAAGCCGGCTTTCACTTAAGCGGCGTCTGTATCTGGAAGAAAAACTCCTTGGTCCTCGGCCGCAGCCCCTATAACTGGATACACGAACCGATTCTCTTTGGTTGGAAAAAAGGCGGCAAGCACCGCTGGTACACAGGCCGCTCAGAAACAACGGTCTGGAACTACGACAAACCAAAGAAAAACAGCGATCACCCCACCATGAAGCCCGTCCCGCTCCTATGCTATCCAATCAAAAACTCCTCACAAGTCAACGCCATCGTCCTCGACCCCTTTGGCGGCAGTGGCTCTACGCTCATTGCTTGCGAACAGATTGATAGAATTTGTTTCACCCTAGAGTTAGACCCCAAGTACGCCACTGTCATTGTGAAAAGATACATCGAGCAAGTGGGCACTGATGAAGAAGTCTTTGTCCTGCGCGATGGCGTTAAGACCGCTTTTGCTGATTTACCAAAGCCGAAAGCGAAAGAAGATGCATTGCTGGCTTAG
- a CDS encoding virulence-related protein, translated as MSRKELVQKLGDYLGVKPKYLSAPTFAYEIVTEEESYRIDREGTITKATGEVITIEEILNPPAPEVEPDQGAEQQESSQSPMENPNLLPFDCMEVKIPFADHSGTTLRNLINMLYSKEHLIRKAFEVNEPLMDATFAEDLSQYEIKSLEDLERALKELGRDRYPALDFDFTEKTYAIKLVTDNLTPERIAAFQDLIALVHQQAQKQKRASFKQVQEENPKYAFRTWLIRIGMIGSDYKKSRKVLTEKLAGNGAFRKPTPPSKIEGLLDGVLEEKEQAAEATEEKSDESNT; from the coding sequence ATGAGCAGAAAAGAGCTGGTCCAAAAACTAGGTGACTACTTAGGCGTCAAACCAAAGTATCTCAGCGCCCCAACTTTTGCTTACGAGATTGTCACCGAAGAAGAAAGCTACAGGATCGACCGAGAAGGGACGATCACAAAAGCTACAGGGGAAGTGATAACCATCGAGGAGATTCTGAACCCGCCTGCGCCCGAAGTTGAGCCCGACCAAGGGGCTGAACAGCAAGAGTCGAGTCAAAGCCCCATGGAAAACCCGAACCTATTACCCTTCGACTGCATGGAAGTAAAGATTCCCTTCGCCGACCACAGCGGGACAACCCTGAGAAACTTGATCAACATGCTTTACAGCAAAGAGCACTTAATCAGAAAAGCCTTTGAAGTGAACGAGCCGCTCATGGATGCAACGTTTGCCGAAGACTTGAGCCAATACGAAATCAAGAGCTTAGAAGATTTGGAAAGAGCGCTGAAAGAACTGGGCAGAGACCGCTACCCAGCTTTAGACTTCGATTTTACAGAAAAGACCTACGCCATCAAGCTGGTCACAGACAACTTAACGCCCGAGAGAATCGCCGCTTTTCAAGACCTCATCGCCCTGGTTCACCAGCAAGCACAAAAACAAAAACGCGCCTCTTTCAAGCAAGTGCAAGAAGAGAACCCCAAATACGCTTTTAGAACCTGGCTCATTCGCATCGGCATGATCGGCAGTGACTACAAGAAAAGTCGCAAAGTGCTTACGGAAAAGCTAGCAGGAAACGGTGCCTTTAGAAAGCCAACGCCGCCAAGCAAGATTGAAGGCCTGCTCGATGGGGTCTTAGAAGAAAAAGAGCAAGCAGCAGAAGCGACAGAAGAGAAGAGCGACGAGTCAAACACCTAA
- a CDS encoding phage terminase small subunit P27 family, protein MAGRGRPPKPTALKELEGNPGKRPLNKNEPKPPKKAPKCPSWLEPEAKKEWRRLAKELEAMGLLTQIDLAVFAGYCQAYARWKEAEEFISKHGSILKTSSGYIQQIPQVSIAQQNLKQMRNFCSELGLSPSARSRLNIENRGGTIEGDEMAELLASIPKADDFVKSSD, encoded by the coding sequence ATGGCAGGTAGAGGACGGCCCCCTAAACCGACGGCCCTCAAAGAACTAGAAGGCAACCCAGGCAAACGACCACTCAACAAAAACGAACCGAAGCCGCCGAAAAAGGCGCCCAAATGCCCGTCATGGCTCGAGCCTGAAGCCAAGAAAGAATGGCGCAGACTGGCCAAAGAACTAGAAGCCATGGGCTTATTGACCCAAATCGATCTGGCCGTTTTTGCCGGCTACTGTCAAGCCTACGCTCGCTGGAAAGAAGCAGAAGAATTTATCTCCAAACATGGCTCAATTCTCAAAACCAGCTCCGGCTACATCCAACAGATTCCCCAGGTTTCAATTGCCCAACAGAACCTAAAACAGATGCGCAACTTTTGCTCTGAATTGGGCCTCAGTCCATCGGCCAGAAGCCGCTTAAACATTGAAAACCGCGGTGGCACCATTGAAGGCGATGAGATGGCAGAACTCTTGGCTTCCATCCCTAAAGCCGACGATTTTGTTAAGTCATCAGATTAA
- a CDS encoding terminase large subunit, producing the protein MPYSEAHANHAINFIQQLRLTKGKWAGKPFILLPWELDLVKRLFGTLREDGTRQYRTAYVEIGKKNGKSELGAAIALYMLLADGESNAEVYVAACDRQQASIIFNTSVNFVEGNRTLSRLTNIVRSTKRIVYPRTGSFFQVLSSDVKSKSGINASCVILDEIWTYPNEDLAKMLTTGSGDARSQPLFLYLTTAGNKLSGYGWDMHCKAKDILDGKRVDATFLSIIYGLEEDADIEDEANWYKANPSLGHTIQIERVREHYQQVKDDPADLALFKQLRLNMWLKQEIKWMPMDKWDACNFAVDPEALQGRPCYGGLDLSSTSDITAFVLVFPPLDEEDKYQVLSFFWLPEETLPQRAKRDGVPYPIWNDQGLLNLTEGNVVHYGFIEKYIEKLGEKYNIKEIVYDRWGATQMSQNLEAMGFTVVPFRQGFKDMSPPTKELMRLVLSKQIAHGGHPVLRWMADNIFVKSDPDGNIKVDKEKSTEKIDGIVALIMGLARATVHSSEASDSIYDQRDMIILE; encoded by the coding sequence ATGCCCTATAGCGAAGCCCATGCCAATCACGCCATCAACTTTATCCAGCAATTGCGATTGACCAAAGGCAAATGGGCAGGAAAACCTTTTATCCTTCTGCCTTGGGAGCTGGACTTGGTCAAACGCTTGTTTGGAACGCTGCGAGAAGACGGCACTCGTCAATACCGCACAGCCTATGTAGAGATCGGCAAGAAAAACGGCAAGTCCGAACTAGGAGCGGCCATTGCGCTGTATATGCTTTTAGCCGATGGCGAGTCCAATGCCGAAGTTTATGTAGCCGCCTGTGATCGCCAACAAGCCAGCATCATTTTTAACACAAGCGTCAATTTCGTCGAAGGCAACAGGACTTTATCGAGATTGACCAACATCGTTCGCTCCACCAAGCGCATCGTCTACCCCAGAACAGGCAGTTTCTTTCAAGTCTTAAGCTCTGACGTCAAATCCAAATCAGGTATCAACGCTTCTTGCGTCATCTTAGATGAAATCTGGACCTACCCCAACGAGGATCTGGCCAAGATGCTCACCACCGGCTCTGGCGATGCTCGTAGCCAACCTCTTTTTTTATACCTAACAACAGCGGGGAACAAGCTTTCCGGTTATGGTTGGGACATGCACTGCAAAGCCAAAGACATTTTAGACGGAAAAAGAGTCGACGCCACTTTCTTATCGATCATCTATGGCTTAGAAGAAGATGCCGACATAGAAGACGAAGCGAACTGGTACAAAGCCAACCCGAGTCTTGGCCACACCATTCAAATCGAGCGGGTGCGTGAACATTACCAGCAAGTCAAAGACGACCCAGCCGACTTGGCACTATTTAAGCAACTGCGCCTCAATATGTGGCTCAAGCAAGAGATCAAATGGATGCCCATGGACAAATGGGACGCTTGCAACTTTGCTGTTGATCCAGAAGCTTTGCAAGGCCGTCCCTGTTACGGCGGCTTAGACTTATCGTCGACCAGCGATATCACCGCTTTTGTCCTCGTCTTTCCACCGCTCGATGAAGAAGACAAGTATCAGGTGTTGTCCTTTTTCTGGCTGCCGGAAGAAACGCTGCCCCAACGAGCCAAACGCGATGGTGTGCCTTATCCTATCTGGAACGACCAAGGCCTTTTGAACTTAACCGAAGGCAATGTGGTTCACTACGGCTTTATCGAAAAATACATCGAAAAGCTAGGCGAAAAATACAACATCAAAGAAATCGTCTACGACCGCTGGGGCGCCACCCAAATGAGCCAGAACCTAGAAGCCATGGGCTTTACAGTCGTGCCTTTCCGCCAAGGTTTCAAAGATATGTCTCCACCGACAAAAGAACTAATGCGTCTTGTCTTAAGCAAACAAATCGCCCACGGCGGCCACCCCGTCCTACGCTGGATGGCTGATAACATCTTTGTCAAAAGCGATCCGGATGGCAATATCAAAGTAGACAAAGAAAAGTCGACCGAGAAAATCGATGGCATCGTCGCTTTGATCATGGGTTTAGCTCGAGCGACGGTACACTCATCAGAAGCAAGTGACTCGATCTATGACCAACGAGATATGATCATTTTGGAGTGA
- a CDS encoding phage portal protein: protein MFNFLKNLFKARDKPQAPQDAVSTAPRFFMGQSVAGKVVNERSSMQTTAVFACVRIIAETVASLPLHTYRYLGDGKEKMVDHPLYRLLHDEPNEEMTSFTLRETIMTHLLLWGNAYLQIIRNGRGDVLALYPLLPDKMTVDRDSKGKLYYSYNKEGQTHYLRSDDILHIPGLGFDGVMGYSPIALAKNAIGLSLAAEEYGGKFFANNARPSGILSTAGTIKDPSKVRDAWQAAYGGSGNSNKVAVLEEGLQYQPISMPNSDAQFLETRKFQIEEICRIFQVPPHMVADLSKSSFSNIENQSISFVVHTVRPWLVRIEQAMNRKLFKAEEKGQCFVSFNASALMRGDYKSRMDGYAIGIQNGFFSVNDVRRMENLDPIPAEEGGDLYLTNGNMLPLKMAGAYAKKALQESGVEGD from the coding sequence ATGTTCAACTTTCTCAAGAACCTCTTCAAAGCCCGCGACAAACCGCAAGCACCGCAAGATGCCGTCAGCACAGCGCCCAGATTCTTCATGGGCCAAAGCGTAGCCGGCAAAGTGGTCAATGAGCGCAGTTCCATGCAAACAACAGCCGTCTTTGCCTGTGTCCGCATTATTGCTGAAACGGTCGCTTCCTTGCCTCTGCACACTTACCGCTATCTCGGTGATGGCAAAGAAAAAATGGTCGACCACCCTTTATATCGCCTTCTCCATGATGAACCGAACGAAGAGATGACCTCCTTTACCCTCCGGGAAACGATCATGACCCACCTTCTTTTATGGGGCAACGCTTATTTGCAGATCATACGCAACGGTCGCGGTGATGTTTTGGCTCTCTATCCTTTACTGCCTGATAAGATGACTGTGGACCGAGATAGTAAAGGCAAGCTCTATTACAGCTACAACAAAGAAGGCCAGACTCATTACCTTCGCTCCGATGATATATTGCACATTCCAGGACTTGGCTTTGATGGAGTCATGGGTTACTCACCGATTGCCCTAGCCAAAAACGCCATTGGTTTAAGCCTTGCTGCCGAAGAATATGGCGGCAAGTTCTTTGCCAACAACGCTAGACCGAGCGGGATTTTATCGACCGCCGGGACCATCAAAGACCCCAGCAAAGTAAGAGATGCCTGGCAAGCTGCTTACGGCGGCAGTGGCAACAGCAACAAAGTGGCTGTCTTAGAAGAAGGTCTGCAATATCAACCCATCAGCATGCCCAACTCCGATGCGCAGTTTTTAGAGACCCGCAAGTTCCAGATTGAAGAGATCTGCCGCATCTTTCAGGTCCCGCCCCACATGGTCGCCGACTTAAGCAAGAGCTCTTTTAGCAACATCGAAAACCAATCGATCAGCTTTGTCGTTCACACCGTCAGACCCTGGCTCGTCCGAATCGAGCAAGCCATGAACCGCAAACTCTTCAAAGCAGAAGAAAAAGGTCAATGCTTCGTCTCCTTCAACGCTTCTGCTCTTATGCGTGGCGATTACAAATCACGCATGGACGGCTACGCCATTGGCATTCAAAACGGCTTCTTTTCCGTTAACGATGTGCGGCGCATGGAGAACTTAGACCCCATTCCTGCCGAAGAAGGTGGCGATCTCTACCTGACTAACGGAAATATGTTGCCTTTGAAAATGGCCGGGGCTTATGCGAAGAAGGCCTTGCAGGAGAGTGGGGTAGAGGGTGATTAA
- a CDS encoding AbrB/MazE/SpoVT family DNA-binding domain-containing protein: MEIAKVMAKGQVTIPMSVRKKLNLKEGDKVAFIEKDGVILIANSTMMALLQVQDAFEGEAKRIGLESEEDVVALVKEVRREMREDK, encoded by the coding sequence ATGGAAATCGCGAAAGTCATGGCTAAAGGTCAAGTAACCATACCGATGAGTGTCAGAAAGAAACTCAATCTCAAAGAAGGGGATAAAGTCGCTTTCATAGAGAAAGACGGGGTTATACTGATTGCCAACTCAACGATGATGGCACTTCTGCAAGTGCAAGATGCCTTTGAAGGTGAAGCAAAAAGGATTGGCCTTGAGTCTGAAGAAGATGTTGTAGCCTTGGTCAAAGAAGTCAGAAGAGAAATGCGTGAAGATAAGTAG
- a CDS encoding head maturation protease, ClpP-related: MDKFWRWATNEASEKPIRTLHMEGYIAETSWFDDDITPKQFKTELYEGGDPSDDIIVKIHSPGGDCFAAAQIYNMLKEYPGRVSVHVDGLAASAASVIAMAGDEVCLSPLSVLMIHNPAMFIAGEVSDLEAGINLLSEVKESIINAYQLKTGLSRTKISHMMNAETWMSAHKAIELKFADRLLYTQEPTDEVSGAFIFDKLTVTNALINKLPATKRKEPHQKRQNHEALDRDSSDRTTPERTTRDRDDRAAPDKEIPDKTIPIIPIPIAQLHKRLELIKNWR, translated from the coding sequence ATGGACAAATTCTGGCGCTGGGCAACCAACGAAGCCAGTGAAAAACCGATACGAACCCTGCACATGGAAGGCTATATTGCTGAAACCTCCTGGTTCGACGATGACATCACGCCCAAGCAATTTAAGACCGAACTATACGAAGGAGGTGATCCTTCTGATGACATCATAGTGAAGATTCACTCGCCCGGCGGTGATTGCTTTGCAGCTGCTCAAATCTACAACATGCTCAAAGAATACCCGGGACGAGTAAGCGTCCACGTCGATGGCCTCGCCGCCAGTGCCGCTTCTGTCATCGCCATGGCCGGAGACGAAGTTTGCCTTTCACCTCTATCTGTTTTGATGATCCACAATCCTGCCATGTTCATCGCTGGTGAAGTATCTGATCTTGAAGCCGGCATCAACTTGTTAAGCGAAGTCAAAGAAAGCATCATCAACGCCTATCAACTGAAAACTGGACTTTCTCGAACCAAGATTTCTCACATGATGAATGCCGAAACATGGATGAGCGCCCACAAAGCCATCGAATTAAAGTTTGCCGACCGATTGCTCTATACACAAGAACCAACCGATGAAGTCTCCGGCGCTTTTATCTTTGACAAGCTAACCGTCACCAACGCACTGATCAACAAGTTGCCTGCTACGAAACGAAAGGAGCCTCATCAAAAAAGGCAAAATCATGAAGCTCTTGATAGAGACAGCTCTGACAGAACCACGCCTGAAAGAACGACTCGTGATAGAGATGATAGAGCCGCTCCCGATAAAGAAATCCCTGATAAGACCATCCCCATCATCCCCATCCCCATCGCTCAGCTGCACAAGCGGCTGGAACTGATCAAAAACTGGAGGTAA